CAAAAATAAAATTTACCTCATCACAAATTGAAAGATTAACAGCCTCTGCGTTTAACCTTATTGGGAATTTGACAATAAAAGGTGTAACAAAACCTATAACTTTTATTGTTGAATACACTGGACAAGTTAAGAATCCTTGGGGGCAGGATACTTATGGTTTTACCGCTAATACATCAATAAATCGGTATGATTTTAATTTACGGTATAATAAAATTTTAGAATCGGGCATCTTTTTAATCGGTGAAAATGTAGACGTTTGCATCGATTTGGAAATTTACCCTCTATAGGGTTTATCTACAATTTATGAGAAATGTCATAAAAATATTCATTTCGACATTTATATTCCTACATACATAACACCTTGTATCTGTACAATACATAAAAACAAAATAAAATCCCCCATGGAAATAAACTCTTCCCCAATGGTTAGACGCCATCTAACCATTGGAGGTGCAGTTCAAAATGTTTCATGGGGGATTTTTTAGTTAAAAATCACAATGATCATCTGTACAAATAGCTCCATTATCATTGCCAACTATTTTTAACTTTGGCTTTAAACCAGCCTCACTAGCTACCTTTTCAATCGTTTTTTCAAATAATGGTTGAGGTTGTGCACCTGAAATTCCGTATTTATTATCAAATACAAAAAATGGTACTCCTCTTACACCTAGTGTTTGTGCTTCTATAATATCCTGCTCTACTTCTTTAGCGTACTGTTCTCCATCTAATACAATAGTTGCTTCCTTCGTATCTAAACCGAGCTCTTCAACTAGTTTTAGTAACACTTCTCGTTTACCAATTGACTGACCCTCTGAAAAATATGCCTGTAAAAGACGTTCGCTCATTTCAGAACCTTTCCCTTTTGTGTCTGCCCACTTAGCTAGTCGATGTGCCGCTACTGTATTTGCTGTTTTCATAATATCAAAATTGTACTCGAGGCCTACCTCTTTCGCACGACTCGCAACGCTTTTAGTCATATTTTTAGCTTCATCTACGGATACTCTAAATTTTTTTGCTAACGAAGAATATACGGACTCATCCGCATCTATTGGTGTCGTTGGATCTAATAAAAAACTTTTATACTCAACTTCAATTTGACCTTCATAACCTGTATCTTTTAATGCCTTTTCTAATTGACGTTTTCCAATATAACAAAAAGGACAAACGTAATCTGACCAAACTTCTACTTTCATGTCACTTCTCCTTTTTTTCTTATTCTACGGAATTAACTTACCTTAGTTCAATAAAAGTGCTCATCTAAATATATTAATCCTACTAAAAATAGTTTTGAGCTGTCATATAATTCAATATCCCTTACTGATAAAAGTTCATCTCTTAATACACAACACTGAATAATGTAATCAACATTTTCCAATACTTCTAAAAAGAAATTATTATTGGAGGCAATTTATGCAAAACTCTCTTTGGCTAAGTGGAATCGAACCCTTATCTTTAAATAAACTATCTACTTCTCTCAATTGTGATGTTTGTATCGTAGGTGGAGGATTAACAGGTGTCTATACTGCCTACTTACTAGCAAAGAAAGGTGTCAATGTGGTGCTTCTTGAAGCAAATTCCTCCGTAGCTATTGCTACAACAGGTCACTCCACTGGTAAATTAACACCTCAGCATGATGCGATTTTTGCAAAATTATTAAAATCATTTTCTAAAGAAGAAGCAAAAACCTACTTTGATGCTAACCAAAATGCAATTAATTCCGCATTACAGAATATAAATAGTGATATCTATCAAAAAGTAGATTCCTATTTATATTCAACTACTGAACAAGGAAGGCAGAAACTTCAAGATGAGCTTGAAGCTTATAAAGCACTTAAGATTCCAGGGTTTGAAACAGTGGAAACGGAGCTTCCTTTAGATATTAACAGTGCAATTAAAATCGAAAATACTTTCCAAATTCACCCTACGAATTTCGCCTTACATTTTGCAAAACTTGCGTTAAAAGAAGGCGCAAATCTTTATTCAAATACCAGAGTCACAAAAGTAGTGCCAGACAATAATACTATTTATACAGAAGATGAGCTTGAAGTATCATTTAATCATCTTGTACTTGCAACACATTATCCTATTGAAGCCATTAAAGGTCTGCAAATTGCTAAATTATCGATTGAACGATCTTATTTAACTGCAACTAAAAATACTGATTTATTTAAGGGACAATATTTATCTGTTGATAGTCCTTCTAGAACAATCCGCACTGCACTTATTAACAATCAGCCTTATTTTATCTATGGTGGTAGTTCTCATAAGGCAGGTACTGTTGAAGATACACAATTGTATTATGAAACGTTAGAAAATGAGGTCATGTCAAAATTTGACTTGCCTAAACCTGAATTTTATTGGAGTGCTCAAGATCCGGATACCGCTGACTCGATACCTTATGTTGGACCAATTACCGCAAATGAATCGAATATCTATATTGCAACAGGTTATCGCAAGTGGGGATT
Above is a genomic segment from Lysinibacillus sp. PLM2 containing:
- a CDS encoding (2Fe-2S)-binding protein, encoding MQNSLWLSGIEPLSLNKLSTSLNCDVCIVGGGLTGVYTAYLLAKKGVNVVLLEANSSVAIATTGHSTGKLTPQHDAIFAKLLKSFSKEEAKTYFDANQNAINSALQNINSDIYQKVDSYLYSTTEQGRQKLQDELEAYKALKIPGFETVETELPLDINSAIKIENTFQIHPTNFALHFAKLALKEGANLYSNTRVTKVVPDNNTIYTEDELEVSFNHLVLATHYPIEAIKGLQIAKLSIERSYLTATKNTDLFKGQYLSVDSPSRTIRTALINNQPYFIYGGSSHKAGTVEDTQLYYETLENEVMSKFDLPKPEFYWSAQDPDTADSIPYVGPITANESNIYIATGYRKWGLSNSLVAGEIISSAITKVKHPAEEIYHPSRNQFGITMLRMFNLIGFMTSNLAEGYLTRMDAPKCTHLGCKTRWNEGDETWDCPCHGSRFDKNGNVIEGPAVYPLDLNRVEGK
- the frnE gene encoding DSBA oxidoreductase; translation: MKVEVWSDYVCPFCYIGKRQLEKALKDTGYEGQIEVEYKSFLLDPTTPIDADESVYSSLAKKFRVSVDEAKNMTKSVASRAKEVGLEYNFDIMKTANTVAAHRLAKWADTKGKGSEMSERLLQAYFSEGQSIGKREVLLKLVEELGLDTKEATIVLDGEQYAKEVEQDIIEAQTLGVRGVPFFVFDNKYGISGAQPQPLFEKTIEKVASEAGLKPKLKIVGNDNGAICTDDHCDF
- a CDS encoding polyisoprenoid-binding protein produces the protein MDYAIDFPHSAISFTVKHMGIANVNGVFGSYSAIIKTPSIESLEEVFISFDIDVPSLSTSNQSRDKHLISADFFDADRFPKIKFTSSQIERLTASAFNLIGNLTIKGVTKPITFIVEYTGQVKNPWGQDTYGFTANTSINRYDFNLRYNKILESGIFLIGENVDVCIDLEIYPL